The following DNA comes from Marichromatium purpuratum 984.
CTCATCCTCGCCCTCTCCCGCGCCGATCACCGCAAGAACATCATTGCCCTGGTCGAGGCCTACGGCGAGTCGCCGGCCTTGCAGGCATGCGCCAACCTGCTGGTGGTGGCGGGCAATCGCGATGACATCCGCGAACTCGACGAGGGCGCGCGCACCGTGCTCACCGACCTGCTGATCACCGTCGATGCCTACGACCTGTTCGGCAAGGTCGCCATCCCCAAGCATCACACCCCGGATCAGGTGCCCGAGATCTACCGCATGGTGGCGCGCTCCGGCGGCGTCTTCATCAACCCGGCGCTCACCGAACCCTTCGGTCTGACGCTGCTCGAGGCCGCCGCCACCGGGCTGCCGCTGGTGGCCACCGAGAACGGCGGACCGGTCGACATCATCGGCAACTGCGACAACGGCATCCTCGTCGACCCGCTCGACCGCGAAGCGATCGCCGACGCCCTGCTGAAGATCCTCGAGAACCGCAAGACCTGGCAGAATTACTCGCGCAAGGGTCTGGCAGGGGTACGCGAACACTATTCCTGGCAGGCCCATGCCGCCGCCTACCGGCAGCGCATCGAGCCGCTCGCCGAACAGCGCGAGCCGCTGCCCGACACCCCGCCGATGCGCCGCAGCATGATCTATCGCGACCGCGCGCTGTTCACCGATCTCGACCAGAGCCTGCTCGGCAACCCCGAGGGGGTGGAGCGCTTCGCCGCGATGATGCGCGCCAACCGTCGCTGCACCAATTTCGGCATCGCCTCCGGGCGTCGGCTCGACTCGCTGCTCACCGAACTCAAGCGTCACGGCCTGCCGATCCCCGATGTGCTCATCACCAGCCTCGGCACCGAGATCCACTACAGCGCCCGACTGGTCCCCGACGCCTACTGGCAGGAGCACGTCGACCACCAATGGACGCCCAGGGCGGTACGCCGCGCGCTCGCCGACATCCCCGGACTGATCCCGCAGGCGCGCGGCGAACAGAGCCGGTTCAAGATTTCCTTCCACTACGACCCCAAGATTGCGCCCTCGGTCGAGGAGATCGCCACCTTGCTGCGCACCCAGGAGCTGACCGTCAACGTGGTCCACGCCTTCGGCCAGTTCCTCGACATCATCCCGATCCGCGCCAGCAAGGGGCAGGCGCTGCGCTATGCCGCCCACCGCTTCGGTATCCCGCTCGAGCACGTGCTGGTGGCCGGCGGCTCCGGGGCCGACGAAGACATGATGCGCGGCAACACCCTGGCGGTGGTGGTCGCCAACCGCCATGACGAAGAACTCTCCCAGCTCGAGGAGATGGACAACATCTATTTCGCCGAGCAGTCCCACGCTCTTGGCATCATCGAGGCCGTCGAGCACTACGACTTCTTCGGCGCCTGTGCCATCCCCGGTGAATCGATGGAGATGCCCGAGCCGAGCTGACTCGCCCTCTTGGCGTCACCGCACCGAGACGGTGGCGCCCCTCTGCCAGTGGCCGCAGACCCACCGACCAATCGACGTCTCCCGAGGAGGACACGATGAGCAGCCCATTGCTGCTGTGCACCGATCTCGACCGCACCCTGATCCCCAACGGCGCCGACCCCGAGTCGCCCGCCGCCCGCCCCTGGTTCCGTCGGCTGGCGGCGCTGCCCGAGGTCACCCTCGCCTATGTCAGCGGACGCCATCGCGCACTGGTCGAGGCGGCGATCGCCGACTACGATCTGCCGATGCCGGACTATGTGGTCGGTGACGTCGGCACCAGCATTCACGCCATCGACGGCAACGACTGGCAACCGCTCGTCGACTGGCAACAGCGCATCGGCGCCGACTGGGGTGGCGCACATGCCGCCGCACTGCGTCCGCTGTTCGCCGACATCGCCGAACTCAGCCCGCAGCCCGATGATCGCCAGGGCCCGTTCAAGCTGAGCTATTTCACCCCGGCGCGCCTCGATGTCGCAGCGCTGCGGGCGCGGATGCGCGAGCGACTCGAGGCGCGTGGCATCCGCGCCAGCCTGGTGTGGAGCGTCGACGAGGCAGCCGATTGCGGACTGCTCGACCTGTTGCCGACCAACGCGACCAAGTACCATGCCGTCGAGTTTCTGATGCAGCGACTCGGCCGCGACGTCGCGACCACGGTGTTCGCCGGCGACAGCGGCAACGATCTCGAGGTGCTGGTCAGCCCGGTCCCGGCAGTGCTGGTGGCCAACGCCCACCCCGAGGTGCGCGCCGAGGCGCGGCAGCGCTGTGTCGACCCGGCGCGACTGTATTGCGCGCGCGGTGGCTGGCAGGGGTTGAACGGCCACTATGCGGCCGGAATCCTCGAGGGGGTGGTGCACTTCCATCCCGAACTGGCCGAACGACTGCTCGCGGCCCCGAAGACGCCCGCCGGATCGCCGGCCCTGTGAACGAACCCTCCAGCGAGGAGCCCGCTATCGTGCACACATCGCCACTCTGTATCTTCGGCGAGGTCCTGTTCGACCACTTCCCAGACGGTCGTCAGGTCCTCGGCGGCGCCCCCTTCAACGTCGCCTGGCACCTCCAGGCCTTCGGCGCCGACCCGCGCTTCGTCAGTGCCGTCGGCGCCGACGCCGAGGGCGCGCGGGTGCGCGCCGCCATGGCCGACTGGGGGATGGACACCGGCGCACTGCAGACCGCCCCAGCGCACCCCACCGGGCGGGTCGAGGTCAGCCTCGAGCGCGGCGAGCCGAGCTACGACATCGTCGCCGATTGCGCCTACGACCACGTCCGCGCGACCTCCGAGCCGAGCCCCTGCGGCCTGCTCTATCACGGCACCCTGGCGCTGCGTCACGCCGACGCGCGCGC
Coding sequences within:
- a CDS encoding HAD-IIB family hydrolase; protein product: MYILLLSIHGLIRGHDLELGRDADTGGQTKYVVDLARALGERDDVSRVDLVTRLVRDPAVSPDYAEPIEQLDDKVQIVRIEAGPDEYIPKEQLWDHLDSLVDNLSVHLHDLNRWPDIVHSHYADAGYVGVRLANLTGAPLVHTGHSLGRDKRQRLLASGLDGKQIDARYNMVRRIDAEESVLATADLVITSTHHEIEEQYALYDYYQPERMEVIPPGTNLKQFHPPGPKDPKPDCAAEIERFLDDPGKPLILALSRADHRKNIIALVEAYGESPALQACANLLVVAGNRDDIRELDEGARTVLTDLLITVDAYDLFGKVAIPKHHTPDQVPEIYRMVARSGGVFINPALTEPFGLTLLEAAATGLPLVATENGGPVDIIGNCDNGILVDPLDREAIADALLKILENRKTWQNYSRKGLAGVREHYSWQAHAAAYRQRIEPLAEQREPLPDTPPMRRSMIYRDRALFTDLDQSLLGNPEGVERFAAMMRANRRCTNFGIASGRRLDSLLTELKRHGLPIPDVLITSLGTEIHYSARLVPDAYWQEHVDHQWTPRAVRRALADIPGLIPQARGEQSRFKISFHYDPKIAPSVEEIATLLRTQELTVNVVHAFGQFLDIIPIRASKGQALRYAAHRFGIPLEHVLVAGGSGADEDMMRGNTLAVVVANRHDEELSQLEEMDNIYFAEQSHALGIIEAVEHYDFFGACAIPGESMEMPEPS
- a CDS encoding HAD-IIB family hydrolase, giving the protein MSSPLLLCTDLDRTLIPNGADPESPAARPWFRRLAALPEVTLAYVSGRHRALVEAAIADYDLPMPDYVVGDVGTSIHAIDGNDWQPLVDWQQRIGADWGGAHAAALRPLFADIAELSPQPDDRQGPFKLSYFTPARLDVAALRARMRERLEARGIRASLVWSVDEAADCGLLDLLPTNATKYHAVEFLMQRLGRDVATTVFAGDSGNDLEVLVSPVPAVLVANAHPEVRAEARQRCVDPARLYCARGGWQGLNGHYAAGILEGVVHFHPELAERLLAAPKTPAGSPAL